One window of Nocardioides dongkuii genomic DNA carries:
- a CDS encoding 5-formyltetrahydrofolate cyclo-ligase: MNAPGRHAAKLAMRDQLLTARGRRPLLEVGEVGRAIATHLLTAPEVRRAATVAAYVSIGTEPGTGVLLRALLDEGKRVLLPVLLPDGDLDWGTYRGDRSLAPARRGLLEPVDRLGVDAVATADAVLVPGLAVSPTGLRLGRGGGSYDRALARVPVGTFTCVLLHDEEVGLEVPVEPHDRPVTAAASPAGIRRFTPGG; encoded by the coding sequence GTGAACGCCCCCGGACGGCACGCGGCGAAGCTCGCGATGCGCGACCAGCTGCTCACCGCGCGCGGTCGGCGACCGCTGCTCGAGGTCGGCGAGGTGGGTCGCGCGATCGCCACGCACCTGCTCACCGCGCCGGAGGTACGCCGGGCGGCCACCGTGGCGGCGTACGTCTCGATCGGCACGGAGCCGGGGACGGGGGTGCTGCTGCGCGCGCTCCTGGACGAGGGGAAGCGGGTGCTGCTGCCGGTGCTGCTGCCCGACGGCGACCTCGACTGGGGCACCTACCGCGGCGACCGGTCCCTCGCGCCGGCGCGCCGCGGCCTGCTCGAGCCCGTCGACCGGCTCGGCGTGGACGCCGTCGCCACCGCGGACGCCGTCCTGGTCCCCGGCCTCGCCGTCTCCCCCACCGGGCTCCGACTCGGCCGCGGCGGCGGCTCCTACGACCGGGCGCTCGCCCGGGTGCCGGTCGGCACCTTCACCTGCGTGCTGCTGCACGACGAGGAGGTCGGGCTCGAGGTGCCGGTCGAGCCGCACGACCGCCCGGTCACCGCCGCCGCCAGCCCGGCGGGGATCCGGCGGTTCACCCCCGGAGGTTGA